The sequence below is a genomic window from Clostridium putrefaciens.
AAAGGACGGGTTAAGGCGATAATTGCAAGAGAACTAGATTTGCCTGTGGAAAATATAACTGTTAGGGGAGATACATCAACAGATAGGTTACAAAGGGTAAATATAAACTTAGTAAGAAAACTAAAATAATCAAGTTAAAGATAAAAAGAGCTATATAAAGATTTGCTTTTATAGCTCTTTTTTGCATAATAGAACGTAAGATTGTTATATATTCAAATGTTACAGAATATGGCTCTTTTAATATGGAATTGATTAACATTAGAAAAGTCACTATTGTAAAATCAAGATTTTTATAAGATAATATAATTAGTTTTATAAAAGTACATCAAATATGATTTTAGGGAGAAAAATAATGCCAAAAAAGATTAAAATGTTTATTACATCACTTATACTAATAATATTTGCCCTTTCTTTATCTTACATATTATATTTAAGAAATTATAATATGAAATATAAGGATATTAACCTAAAAAACTTTAAAGCTATAGAATATATAAAGGTGGCAGATGAAGCAAGTATAGGAAAATTGCAAGTAAATTGGAAACAGGTAGCAGCAATTGAAGCTGTAATATATAAAAATGATTTTACTTTATCAAGTGATGTCACCAAACTTGAAGTGTCAAACAAGTTTTTAGAACAAAACAAAGGTAAATTCAAAGTTAAAGATAACAAATATAGGTTACTTAGTATGGATGAGGTTATGACAGAACTTGGTTTTAAGGATAAAGAAAAGGAAAGAGCTAATAAATACTTAAGGGATTTGGCTTATAAAGGAACCTTAAAAGAAGAACTTTCAAAGGATAGCATTCAAACAGAATTTATTGATAGTATTAAAGAAGAGGCTATGAATGGATATGTTAAATATGGGATATTCCCATCAGTAACAATTGCTCAAGCTATATTAGAATCAGGTTGGGGAGCCTCAGAACTTACTGTAAAGGCTAATAATCTTTTTGGTATTAAGGCAGATTCAAGCTGGAAAGGCGAAAAGGTTTCAATGAAGACTACGGAATATAATAATGAAATCATAACAGATAACTTTAGAGTATATGGTAACAAAAATGATTCCATAAATGACCATAGGGAGTTTTTGTATAAAAATCCAA
It includes:
- a CDS encoding glycoside hydrolase family 73 protein codes for the protein MPKKIKMFITSLILIIFALSLSYILYLRNYNMKYKDINLKNFKAIEYIKVADEASIGKLQVNWKQVAAIEAVIYKNDFTLSSDVTKLEVSNKFLEQNKGKFKVKDNKYRLLSMDEVMTELGFKDKEKERANKYLRDLAYKGTLKEELSKDSIQTEFIDSIKEEAMNGYVKYGIFPSVTIAQAILESGWGASELTVKANNLFGIKADSSWKGEKVSMKTTEYNNEIITDNFRVYGNKNDSINDHREFLYKNPRYKVSGVFNCTHYIEQVQAIEKGGYSTAQNHKGEKIYSELLTTVIRDYNLQLVDYEVEMDYLTGKIK